In the Wyeomyia smithii strain HCP4-BCI-WySm-NY-G18 chromosome 2, ASM2978416v1, whole genome shotgun sequence genome, one interval contains:
- the LOC129723069 gene encoding nuclear pore membrane glycoprotein 210, whose product MQFSSLLPYLLLVLQVSVTVATKLNYPRVLLPVFDHISVNFTLEVVEKGCFKWTSSRLDLIQIAPAYDETVDDCSYRVVVTVINKEKRRNTAIVLAEDVATGDVLRCDVILDVIDQLGVLTTTRELYLEEAPETFELWAQDAQGNAFTTLEGIEFNWQLASHRAVDSRHVESDSGWSQVLRFLSFSDSKFHVVPRAVEKLEQAGVQGYMVLLEGINTGSARVTAKLPHAEYSHVAPVEVNIMVLANLILDPSDVYIMTGDTVNFKVLQLKQGKLHEIALNNQYYLEMEDQALASISGNEAKGLKLGRTFVLLRDRNVPHDLAGDDQSAKALLPKASITVAEPKRLAINLLPHYNWITVEGENHDIALDLFTADDHPITLGPRYQIKSNFDEKLFFPIRRTANGSRISGETLKPGSSPVSGLFDKLTAKAELVVYGRLAIDPPEVIIPYDPTLRRQKIQFAATGGDGVYLWSSLDGSLITVSQTGLAETRLDSVKGGIVSGTNVPSKVTQVRVALARNNKLSVAAQVVFLPPTKLTVARYNFETVVRDYVQVHVALWADHDGVQKPFTICDSLNFELEFSSQIFVLDATKKNPKDILADQACRLLYLKATAVGQTNLKVTYRYFDKVLSDQISLNVFEDLAILNPIENEIVLPIGASRNMFYHSGPERIYNSEAELQKRVEVDRKGVDVDFVGSGFSQDKHILRVLCKKVGDYELKLEVFNTLNSPNVVPYVTDFVTKVYCVKPRFVNLFTTDKVKTSCPLERRNSMMHVKSDNDQLLVDIEVLDVNNRKLANISSLLLEWQFTMAENEQITDQIVNQQKTETDLFEGLEIPKRDYLLTTLPEVEANFKIKATVTQYRAEVLKQFSIKPETPHFGVQKSADGPLTKPVIENELNFLSVNKTLLPYEHITLFLSRSNVERIKIAHGSGFYDIKTSDSGVVAVEYDDATRQLAITPKRIGEVKLEILDQCLSAESSFLYISVVTIGSIILQAPDRVEKTKTIEAIARIYDSNDRLLDLRRDSLDIYELSHVVYNPNVLSVALGSQSGLGSGEVRFMVTGTELGETKIAVSSGSGERQIESSPVPVQVFPPLTLYPRNATIIVGSTLQVYSKGGPSPDSNVLYTVQHQDIISIESGLVAGLKVGHSKVVGRCVAVNPSTGAQIVLSEDVVHIHVIPLNAIEIKAPLNRIRTGAVMPAHVWGVPEISPLVLGTLDAVKIYWSTDHEDVLDVKGVFHETGVDYREKDAIGVRVRALAPGKAVLHVTLVTAKGVKLTARTEVTVFRLLELESPKIIRYDSILIPPRSSIQLKTNLDDAVYQLEEGSSSVAKVSKEGLVRSGDTVGRIQVVASSVDQSLTIPIEVKNIHYILTSLAYENVKLKQSDSVIPQGISLKLKVSLHDNLGIEFSHGFEDVTALKHKLSKKGNVLISTGTNYTVTLGLIRETSDMLLISLKDKTGVKFGEDYLKLVVGETAAFFPEKTDFSVGDIVCFESPLLGSVADWYSSDEGSVRIDSTSGIARVISARRGTGGDDKVHISHIDRQSGGLRMTVNVLEADRIEFFKSYDIFNGQQYRAHLVIKNHVQVDKFVNVIAQNVSICGERMDRSFSGLFGCKLTAKQNPSSGILKHFKTVPGFDPAIGAYTCEIELVTSIEEVTDLVKSNELNIELEARLQGSGLTDTTTLKIVPAVIVEPEAISIEQVGSQTVTVSGIEKVLQKLEVASSNPSMLEVSMVQKGPGSIQYKLRLLSSYSLESGEDLFVSVNSPLTLQKIKIPIQSPLVMRKCASQPLYNVPNLFLSYVSNFGLLISALIVLAATVWVFVFCFPQRQKLVDPNATLLFSPYVNENNQSAYSSMANQNPFASPLNKRGANMQSPYVGPGNLSHNTTPLSSSDFPSSASGSSPGTPVYGDSTLMSPQKRIHRRQL is encoded by the exons ATGCAGTTTTCCTCGCTTTTACCGTACCTGCTGCTAGTTCTGCAGGTTTCGGTGACGGTAGCGACAAAACTCAATTATCCACGCGTTTTGCTGCCCGTGTTTGATCACATTTCAGTAAACTTCACTCTGGAGGTCGTCGAGAAGGGATGCTTCAAATG GACTTCCTCCCGCTTGGATCTAATACAAATCGCTCCTGCCTACGATGAAACGGTGGATGACTGTTCCTATCGAGTGGTTGTTACAGTTATCAATAAGGAAAAACGTCGTAATACTGCTATCGTCTTAGCGGAGGATGTTGCGACGGGAGATGTGCTTAGATGCGATGTGATTTTGGACGTCATCGATCAGCTGGGTGTGCTTACGACGACACGGGAGTTGTACCTGGAGGAAGCACCGGAAACGTTCGAGCTGTGGGCTCAGGATGCCCAAGGAAATGCATTTACCACACTTGAAGGAATTGAATTTAACTGGCAGTTGGCCTCTCATCGAGCGGTGGATTCACGACATGTTGAGTCCGATAGCGGGTGGAGTCAAGTGCTgcggtttttgtcgttttctgATAGTAAGTTCCACGTTGTTCCGAGAGCGGTGGAAAAACTGGAACAGGCTGGTGTTCAGGGCTATATGGTGCTGCTTGAAGGTATCAACACGGGCTCTGCCCGAGTGACGGCTAAGTTACCCCACGCAGAGTACAGTCATGTTGCACCGGTGGAGGTTAATATCATGGTGCTCGCTAATTTGATTTTGGATCCCAGCGATGTGTATATCATGACGGGCGATACCGTGAATTTCAAAGTACTACAATTAAAACAAGGAAAACTACACGAGATTGCGCTGAATAATCAGTACTACTTGGAAATGGAAGATCAAGCCCTAGCTAGTATTAGTGGTAATGAAGCGAAAGGCCTGAAACTGGGGCGAACTTTTGTGCTGCTACGGGATAGAAACGTTCCGCATGACCTGGCCGGAGATGATCAATCGGCTAAGGCGTTGCTGCCGAAGGCTTCTATTACGGTTGCAGAACCGAAACGTTTGGCAATCAATTTGTTGCCGCATTACAACTGGATAACAGTTGAAGGCGAAAACCATGATATAGCGTTGGACCTATTTACGGCGGATGATCACCCGATTACACTCGGTCCCCGCTATCAGATTAAATCTAACTTTGATGAGAAGCTGTTCTTTCCAATTCGCCGTACTGCCAACGGAAGTCGCATTTCTGGGGAAACGCTGAAACCCGGCAGTAGTCCCGTTAGCGGGCTGTTCGATAAG ctgACCGCAAAAGCAGAATTGGTTGTCTATGGAAGGCTTGCCATCGATCCACCGGAGGTAATCATCCCATACGATCCGACACTGCGACGCCAGAAAATCCAATTCGCGGCTACCGGAGGTGATGGTGTTTATCTGTGGTCTAGTTTGGATGGTTCACTGATAACAGTCTCGCAAACTGGACTGGCGGAAACTCGGCTAGACAGCGTGAAAGGAGGGATTGTTTCTGGTACCAACGTCCCTTCCAAGGTAACCCAGGTGCGGGTGGCACTGGCACGGAACAACAAACTTTCCGTTGCTGCCCAGGTGGTCTTTTTACCACCTACGAAGCTAACAGTAGCCCGATATAACTTTGAAACCGTAGTCAGAGATTATGTCCAGGTTCATGTAGCACTGTGGGCTGATCATGATGGAGTTCAGAAGCCATTCACCATATGTGACAGTTTGAATTTTGAGCTGGAGTTCAGCAGTCAAATCTTTGTCTTAGATGCGACCAAGAAAAACCCCAAGGATATCTTGGCTGATCAAGCTTGTCGATTACTTTATCTGAAGGCCACGGCAGTGGGAcaaacaaatctgaaggttaccTATCGGTATTTCGATAAGGTGTTGAGCGACCAAATCAGCCTAAATGTGTTTGAAGATTTGGCAATTTTGAACCCGATTGAGAATGAGATTGTTTTGCCTATCGGAGCCTCGAGAAATATGTTCTATCATAGCGGGCCGGAAAGAATTTACaattcggaagccgaactgcaGAAACGGGTTGAAGTGGACCGAAAAGGTGTCGACGTCGACTTCGTTGGTAGTGGATTTTCGCAGGATAAGCATATCCTGAGAGTGTTGTGCAAAAAAGTCGGTGATTATGAGCTGAAGCTAGAGGTGTTCAACACGCTGAATTCGCCTAATGTTGTTCCGTATGTGACGGACTTCGTAACCAAAGTATATTGTGTGAAACCACGCTTTGTAAATTTATTCACAACGGATAAGGTAAAAACGAGCTGCCCGCTGGAGCGACGAAACTCTATGATGCACGTAAAGTCGGATAACGATCAACTGTTGGTGGACATTGAAGTTCTAGACGTGAACAATAGAAAGCTGGCTAATATTTCATCCCTTCTGCTAGAGTGGCAATTTACCATGGCGGAGAACGAACAAATCACTGATCAAATCGTAAATCAACAGAAAACAGAGACCGATCTATTCGAAGGGTTAGAAATTCCCAAAAGAGATTATCTGTTAACCACTCTACCGGAAGTGGAAGCCAACTTCAAGATTAAGGCTACTGTGACGCAGTATCGCGCTGAGGTTCTTAAGCAGTTCTCCATTAAACCGGAAACGCCTCACTTTGGTGTGCAGAAATCTGCTGATGGTCCCCTTACCAAGCCGGTCATCGAAAACGAACTCAACTTCTTGTCGGTCAACAAGACACTGCTCCCGTACGAGCACATTACACTCTTTCTGTCGCGCAGTAATGTAGAGCGCATAAAAATTGCACACGGAAGTGGTTTCTACGACATCAAGACGTCCGATTCGGGCGTGGTGGCTGTAGAGTATGACGACGCCACCCGTCAGTTGGCTATCACACCGAAGCGGATAGGCGAAGTGAAGCTGGAGATTCTGGATCAATGTCTGAGTGCAGAGTCTAGCTTTTTGTACATTTCGGTTGTTACAATCGGTAGTATCATTCTACAGGCTCCGGATCGGGTTGAGAAAACCAAGACAATCGAAGCAATTGCACGGATTTACGACAGCAACGATCGGTTGTTGGACTTACGCCGGGACAGTTTGGACATCTACGAACTTAGCCACGTCGTTTACAACCCAAATGTGCTTAGTGTGGCGCTCGGTAGTCAGAGCGGATTGGGAAGCGGTGAAGTGAG ATTCATGGTTACTGGAACGGAGTTGGGAGAGACGAAGATAGCTGTCAGCTCTGGATCCGGAGAAAGACAGATAGAGAGTTCACCGGTTCCTGTACAG GTCTTCCCCCCGTTGACGCTGTACCCACGCAACGCCACCATCATCGTCGGCAGTACGCTGCAGGTGTACTCCAAGGGTGGTCCCAGCCCCGACAGCAATGTGCTTTACACCGTCCAGCATCAGGACATCATTTCCATCGAGTCCGGTCTAGTGGCTGGGTTGAAGGTAGGCCACTCGAAAGTTGTCGGTCGATGCGTCGCTGTCAACCCATCCACCGGGGCACAAATTGTGCTTTCCGAGGACGTTGTCCACATACACGTTATCCCGCTGAACGCGATCGAAATCAAAGCACCGCTTAATCGAATTCGTACCGGCGCTGTTATGCCGGCTCATGTTTGGGGTGTCCCGGAAATTTCGCCGCTGGTACTGGGGACGCTGGATGCGGTGAAAATCTACTGGAGTACCGATCACGAAGACGTTTTGGATGTGAAAGGTGTATTTCACGAAACAGGAGTTGATTATCGGGAGAAGGATGCGATTGGAGTTCGTGTGCGAGCGCTAGCTCCGGGAAAAGCTGTACTGCACGTTACTCTGGTTACGGCTAAAGGGGTGAAATTGACCGCACGAACGGAGGTTACAGTATTTCGGTTGCTGGAGCTGGAATCACCGAAGATAATTCGCTACGACTCGATTCTTATTCCACCACGCAGCAGCATTCAACTTAAAACGAACCTAGACGATGCAGTTTATCAATTGGAAGAAGGTAGTAGCTCTGTCGCGAAGGTATCCAAAGAAGGTTTAGTTCGTAGTGGAGACACTGTTGGTCGAATACAAGTTGTGGCATCTTCGGTGGATCAATCGTTAACTATTCCGATTGAAGTAAAAAACATTCATTACATTTTGACTTCGCTTGCGTACGAAAATGTAAAGCTGAAGCAATCGGACAGTGTCATTCCGCAAGGGATAAGCTTGAAGCTGAAGGTTTCTCTGCACGACAATTTGGGTATTGAGTTCTCTCATGGTTTCGAAGACGTTACTGCACTAAAGCATAAGCTATCGAAAAAGGGCAATGTGTTGATCAGTACCGGAACGAACTATACGGTCACGTTGGGGTTGATTCGGGAAACCTCGGATATGCTGTTGATATCGTTGAAGGATAAAACCGGTGTCAAGTTTGGCGAAGATTACTTGAAGTTGGTGGTCGGTGAAACGGCTGCGTTTTTCCCTGAGAAAACAGATTTTTCCGTCGGGGATATTGTATGCTTTGAATCGCCTTTGCTTGGATCAGTCGCCGATTGGTACAGCTCTGATGAAGGTTCAGTCCGGATTGATTCCACCAGTGGAATAGCTCGGGTAATTTCGGCCCGTCGAGGAACAGGCGGAGATGATAAGGTTCACATTAGTCACATTGATCGACAGTCGGGAGGATTGCGTATGACAGTGAATGTGCTTGAGGCAGATCGGATCGAATTCTTCAAATCCTATGACATCTTTAATGGACAACAATATCGGGCCCATTTGGTGATCAAGAATCATGTACAGGTTGACAAGTTTGTGAATGTTATTGCCCAGAATGTGTCGATATGTGGTGAACGAATGGATCGCTCGTTTTCTGGCCTGTTCGGGTGTAAGCTGACCGCGAAGCAGAATCCATCCTCAGGCATTTTGAAACACTTCAAAACTGTGCCTGGTTTTGATCCAGCCATTGGTGCATACACTTGTGAAATTGAACTTGTAACCAGCATCGAAGAGGTTACCGACTTGGTAAAATCAAATGAACTGAACATTGAACTGGAAGCTCGTCTGCAGGGTAGCGGATTGACGGACACAACTACTCTGAAAATAGTGCCGGCTGTTATTGTCGAGCCAGAAGCCATCTCGATCGAACAAGTTGGCTCGCAAACGGTAACCGTGAGTGGTATCGAAAAAGTTCTACAGAAGCTGGAGGTTGCCTCGTCGAATCCATCAATGCTAGAGGTCAGCATGGTACAGAAGGGACCCGGCTCGATTCAGTACAAGCTTCGACTGTTGAGTTCCTACTCGCTGGAGTCCGGTGAAGATCTGTTCGTGAGTGTCAACTCACCGCTTACACTGCAGAAAATTAAG attCCTATCCAATCTCCGCTGGTGATGCGGAAATGCGCTAGTCAGCCGTTGTACAACGTGCCCAATCTGTTCCTGAGTTATGTCAGCAATTTTGGATTGCTGATTTCCGCCCTGATCGTGCTGGCCGCCACGGTGTGGG TGTTCGTGTTCTGTTTCCCTCAGCGGCAGAAGCTGGTCGATCCAAATGCGACTC TTCTGTTCTCACCATACGTGAATGAGAACAACCAGTCAGCGTACAGCAGTATGGCCAATCAAAATCCATTCGCTAGTCCATTGAACAAACGTGGTGCCAACATGCAATCTCCCTATGTGGGTCCAG